Proteins encoded together in one Pantoea sp. CCBC3-3-1 window:
- the rcsD gene encoding phosphotransferase RcsD, which produces MLPYKFPLTSGNVTRFFVMFILVLLLASGFMIHNAVNAWLTEKRYAMADIAHAMQKRIDTYRFATWQIYENLAANAAGTPPNSLQETRLRPDVYYLEKTRRKTEALIFGSHDSSTLDMTLRMSNYLDTLWGAENSTWSMYFLNGQDNSMILVSTLPLKDMATRYKESAISNIVDARRAEMLQQANALDERESFSPLRRFTWQNDHYFTVRTTFNQPGHLATVVAFDLPINDLIPLNMPLENFQLKQDNTVSGNSTDVDDGTHTTTVTLLNPNVEIAASLTSTPLQLVYRVPVLGLIVDTLRNLMWPLLANFVLLLLSLGGLFMLRQQSLRPSENQSAELESLRILNDEIVASMPVGLLVYDFANNRTIISNKIAEHLLPHLNLQKIINMSDQHQGVLQATVNNEVYEIRHARSLLSANTQLFMMRDQDRELLVNKKLQKAQQVLDKSHQTRQQLLQNLGHALNAPLASVIHHLQAISEAQPAESLNDALEESHALRRLVDDIVLLNRLETHDWAPDAGAFNLQSVLDELVTEALPSMRRKGLKLVVSNRLNSDENRFGDRRALYKILTTLLHYSITSTSWGRISIEVSHPADRPDRLAIEMVDTGAGLTVDEMGNTDFPFLGETSQDRFGQASGLAFFLCKQLCKQLGGHLEIVARPDIGTRYSIQIHAPQEHLQVQEEKLLEGLTTLIDITVDEVRKIVVHQLENWGANCITPDERFSGQDHDVLVTDDPANLTPWALLLADDETGYSALSRDQFRVNFNISSAMQDALLQLIELQLALDETEEEQDTAQLFAPGYFQLFVDTVPDDVKRLYNEAAESDLSSLAQTAHRLKGVFAMLNLTPGKQLCETLEQHITECDNSNIKNTTSEIDRYVNELLQQGNQ; this is translated from the coding sequence ATGTTGCCATACAAATTTCCTCTGACTTCGGGTAATGTCACTCGCTTCTTTGTGATGTTTATTCTGGTCCTGCTGCTCGCGTCAGGGTTTATGATCCACAATGCCGTCAATGCCTGGCTGACGGAGAAACGCTACGCCATGGCCGATATCGCCCATGCCATGCAGAAGCGTATCGATACCTATCGTTTTGCTACCTGGCAGATTTACGAAAATCTGGCCGCTAATGCCGCAGGTACGCCGCCAAACAGCTTGCAGGAAACTCGCCTGCGTCCTGACGTTTACTATCTGGAAAAAACGCGCCGTAAGACCGAAGCGCTGATCTTTGGCTCGCACGACAGCAGTACGCTGGATATGACCCTGCGGATGTCCAACTATCTTGATACCCTGTGGGGCGCTGAAAACAGTACCTGGTCGATGTATTTCCTCAACGGTCAGGACAACAGTATGATCCTGGTCTCTACCCTGCCGCTAAAGGATATGGCCACGCGTTATAAAGAGAGCGCGATTAGCAATATCGTCGACGCACGGCGGGCAGAAATGCTTCAGCAGGCGAATGCGCTGGACGAGCGGGAAAGTTTCTCTCCTCTGCGGCGCTTTACCTGGCAAAACGACCATTACTTCACCGTACGCACCACCTTTAACCAGCCGGGCCACCTGGCAACGGTTGTGGCTTTTGATCTGCCGATTAACGATCTTATTCCACTCAATATGCCGCTGGAAAATTTCCAGCTTAAGCAGGACAACACCGTCTCCGGTAACAGCACCGATGTGGATGACGGCACGCATACCACCACGGTTACGCTGCTCAACCCTAACGTGGAGATTGCGGCTTCGTTAACCAGCACCCCGCTCCAGCTGGTTTATCGCGTACCCGTGCTGGGGCTTATCGTTGATACATTACGCAACCTGATGTGGCCGCTACTGGCAAACTTTGTTCTGCTGCTGCTCTCACTGGGCGGGCTGTTTATGCTGCGTCAGCAGTCGCTTCGCCCGAGTGAAAACCAGAGCGCCGAGCTGGAATCGCTGCGTATTCTCAATGATGAGATCGTTGCCAGCATGCCGGTCGGTCTGCTGGTGTATGATTTTGCCAACAATCGCACTATTATCAGCAACAAAATTGCCGAGCACCTGCTGCCGCATCTTAATCTGCAAAAGATTATCAATATGTCCGATCAGCATCAGGGCGTATTACAGGCGACGGTGAACAACGAGGTTTATGAGATCCGCCACGCCCGCAGCCTGCTTTCCGCTAATACCCAGCTGTTTATGATGCGCGATCAGGATCGTGAGCTGCTGGTGAACAAAAAGCTGCAAAAGGCGCAGCAGGTTCTGGATAAAAGTCATCAGACTCGCCAGCAGCTACTGCAAAATCTGGGGCATGCTCTGAATGCGCCACTGGCCAGCGTTATCCATCACCTGCAAGCCATCAGCGAAGCGCAGCCGGCTGAATCGCTCAACGATGCGCTGGAAGAGTCGCATGCTTTACGGCGTCTGGTGGACGATATCGTGCTGCTTAACCGTCTTGAAACGCATGACTGGGCACCCGATGCTGGCGCATTTAATTTGCAAAGCGTGCTGGATGAGCTGGTGACAGAAGCCCTGCCCTCCATGCGCCGCAAAGGCCTGAAGCTGGTCGTCAGTAATCGCCTTAACAGCGATGAGAACCGCTTTGGCGACCGTCGCGCACTCTATAAAATTTTGACTACGCTGCTGCATTATTCGATTACCAGCACCAGCTGGGGTCGGATCAGCATTGAGGTGAGTCATCCCGCTGATCGGCCAGACAGGCTTGCCATTGAAATGGTGGATACCGGTGCCGGCCTGACCGTAGATGAGATGGGAAATACTGATTTCCCGTTCCTCGGAGAAACCAGTCAGGATCGCTTCGGCCAGGCTTCTGGACTGGCCTTCTTCCTTTGCAAACAGCTTTGTAAGCAGCTTGGCGGGCACCTGGAAATCGTGGCGCGACCGGATATCGGCACTCGCTACAGCATCCAGATCCACGCACCGCAGGAGCATTTGCAGGTGCAGGAAGAGAAGCTGCTGGAAGGCCTGACAACGTTGATTGATATCACCGTGGATGAAGTCAGAAAGATTGTCGTTCATCAGCTTGAAAACTGGGGTGCCAACTGTATTACGCCTGATGAGCGTTTTTCCGGACAGGATCATGATGTGCTGGTAACGGACGATCCGGCGAACCTGACACCGTGGGCGCTGTTGCTCGCGGATGACGAAACTGGCTACAGTGCGCTTTCTCGTGACCAGTTCAGGGTCAATTTCAATATCAGTAGCGCAATGCAGGATGCGCTGTTACAGCTTATTGAGCTCCAGCTGGCCCTGGACGAGACGGAAGAAGAGCAGGACACGGCGCAGCTTTTCGCGCCGGGGTACTTCCAGCTCTTCGTCGATACAGTACCAGATGATGTAAAGAGATTGTATAATGAGGCCGCAGAAAGCGATTTGAGTTCGCTTGCTCAGACTGCGCATCGCCTGAAGGGCGTGTTTGCCATGCTTAATCTGACACCAGGCAAGCAGCTTTGTGAAACGTTAGAACAGCACATTACAGAGTGTGACAATTCAAACATTAAAAATACCACCAGTGAAATTGACCGCTACGTCAACGAACTGCTGCAGCAAGGTAACCAATAA
- the rcsC gene encoding two-component system sensor histidine kinase RcsC, giving the protein MKYLVSFRTTLRISRYLFRALALMLWTLGALLTTFYIINVLHEKEAQVRQEFNANFEQAQWYVRHSADITRELKYIAENRLNASANGLDVLNGVFPGKTSLPQFYPLYSDSDCSAMSDTWRNSLESLSYFLRYWKENFATAYELNRVFFIGGESLCLADFGVGHASADRERTMKSLHERILKYRNGNDEERKSSFFWIAPTNQPGVSYYYMVTPVYIANKMAALLGIEQTIRLEDFVLPGSFPVNATILDSNNQRVMSSSRMAARISLDDLPDDNAWFGYINGYKQLVLKKTLTPSSLTVVYSVQTNEMVEKLKMLIINAILLNVISALILFTLAWLFERRMFLPAEDNAHRLEEHEQFNRKIVASAPVGICILRTSDGTNILSNELAHNYLSMLTQEDRQRLTEIICGQQVNFVDVLTGSNTNLQISFVHSRYRNENVAICVLVDVSARVKMEESLQEMAQAAEQASQSKSMFLATVSHELRTPLYGIIGNLDLLQTRSLPKGVESLVTAMNNSSSLLLKIISDILDFSKIESEQLRIEPRQFSPREVITHIASNYLAMVVKKRLTLWCFIDSDVPVTLDGDPLRLQQVISNLLNNAIKFTHTGGIVLQAFVKDGYLAFRVRDTGVGIPAKEITRLFDPFFQVGTGVQRNFQGTGLGLAICEKLINMMDGDIEVDSEPGMGSQFVVRIPLYNSQVMIPVMQDGLQGKQCWLELRNDALATFLITLLSEHGITVQRFQEGISLEPDDVIVTDYDYQNPQAHRATIRFDGSHNDGPQELSPGRWVYGTTTPHELPALLGRIYRVEVDMPNATPAMPEAEEKGVSNEDILILVVDDHPINRMLLSDQLGSLGYRVKTAQDGVDALNVLSRSEIDIVLTDVNMPNMDGYRLTQRLRQLGLTFPVVGVTANALAEEKQRCMEAGMDNCLSKPVTLNTLQQTLAFYAERVRKGREV; this is encoded by the coding sequence TTGAAATATTTAGTCTCGTTCAGAACCACGTTAAGGATTTCCCGCTATCTGTTCCGGGCGCTGGCGCTAATGCTCTGGACGCTGGGCGCATTGCTGACGACGTTCTATATCATTAATGTCCTGCACGAGAAAGAAGCCCAGGTTCGCCAGGAGTTCAACGCCAACTTTGAACAGGCGCAGTGGTATGTGCGTCATTCTGCTGATATTACCCGCGAGCTGAAATATATCGCTGAAAACCGGCTAAATGCTTCAGCTAACGGTCTGGACGTACTGAACGGTGTTTTTCCCGGGAAAACCTCGCTGCCTCAGTTTTATCCGCTGTATTCCGATTCTGACTGTAGCGCGATGAGTGATACCTGGCGTAATTCTCTGGAATCGCTGAGCTATTTCCTGCGCTACTGGAAAGAGAACTTTGCCACGGCTTATGAATTAAACCGGGTCTTCTTTATCGGTGGCGAAAGCCTGTGCCTGGCAGACTTTGGCGTTGGTCACGCCTCCGCCGATCGTGAGCGCACGATGAAGTCGCTGCACGAGCGCATTCTTAAATACCGTAATGGCAATGATGAAGAGCGTAAAAGCAGCTTCTTCTGGATTGCACCGACTAACCAGCCGGGCGTGAGTTATTACTATATGGTCACGCCGGTTTATATCGCCAACAAAATGGCGGCGCTGCTGGGCATTGAGCAGACTATCCGTCTGGAAGACTTTGTGCTGCCGGGCAGCTTCCCGGTTAACGCAACCATTCTGGATTCGAACAACCAGCGCGTCATGTCTTCCTCACGAATGGCGGCCAGAATCTCACTGGACGATCTGCCTGATGACAATGCCTGGTTCGGCTACATCAATGGCTATAAGCAGCTGGTGCTGAAGAAAACACTGACGCCTTCTTCACTGACCGTGGTCTACTCAGTCCAGACCAACGAGATGGTTGAAAAGCTGAAAATGCTGATCATCAATGCCATCCTGTTAAATGTGATCAGCGCATTAATTCTGTTTACCCTGGCGTGGCTGTTTGAACGACGTATGTTCCTGCCCGCAGAAGATAATGCGCACCGTCTGGAAGAGCACGAGCAGTTTAACCGTAAAATTGTCGCCTCTGCGCCGGTAGGCATCTGCATTCTGCGAACCAGCGACGGGACTAACATTCTCAGTAACGAGCTGGCGCATAACTACCTGAGCATGCTGACGCAGGAAGACCGCCAGCGGCTTACGGAAATCATCTGCGGCCAGCAGGTGAATTTTGTTGATGTCCTGACCGGCAGCAATACTAATCTTCAGATCAGCTTCGTTCACTCGCGCTATCGTAACGAGAACGTGGCGATCTGCGTACTGGTCGATGTTAGCGCCCGCGTGAAGATGGAAGAGTCATTGCAGGAAATGGCTCAGGCGGCAGAGCAGGCCAGCCAGTCGAAATCGATGTTCCTTGCCACGGTTAGCCATGAACTGCGCACGCCGCTGTATGGCATTATCGGAAACCTCGATCTGCTCCAGACCCGCTCACTGCCGAAAGGCGTGGAATCGCTGGTAACGGCGATGAATAACTCCTCCAGCCTGCTGCTAAAAATCATCAGCGATATTCTCGACTTCTCGAAGATTGAATCCGAGCAGCTGCGCATTGAACCGCGCCAGTTCTCGCCGCGCGAAGTCATCACCCACATCGCTTCCAACTATCTGGCGATGGTGGTGAAAAAGCGGCTGACGCTGTGGTGCTTTATCGACAGCGACGTGCCGGTCACGCTGGATGGCGATCCGCTGCGTTTGCAGCAGGTGATTTCCAACCTGCTGAATAACGCCATTAAATTTACCCATACCGGCGGCATTGTCCTGCAGGCTTTTGTGAAAGACGGTTATCTCGCTTTCCGCGTCCGCGATACCGGCGTAGGCATACCGGCGAAAGAAATCACCCGACTGTTCGATCCTTTCTTCCAGGTAGGGACGGGCGTGCAGCGCAATTTCCAGGGTACCGGGCTGGGGCTGGCAATCTGTGAAAAACTGATCAATATGATGGATGGCGATATCGAGGTCGATTCTGAACCGGGTATGGGCAGCCAGTTTGTGGTGCGAATTCCGCTGTACAACAGCCAGGTGATGATCCCGGTTATGCAAGACGGTCTGCAAGGAAAGCAATGCTGGCTTGAGCTGCGCAACGATGCACTGGCTACTTTCCTCATCACGCTGTTGAGCGAACATGGCATTACCGTACAGCGTTTCCAGGAAGGCATCAGCCTGGAACCGGACGATGTTATCGTTACCGATTACGATTACCAAAATCCGCAGGCGCATCGGGCGACTATTCGCTTTGACGGCAGTCATAATGACGGGCCGCAGGAGCTGTCGCCTGGGCGCTGGGTTTACGGCACCACAACGCCTCACGAACTGCCTGCGCTGCTGGGCCGTATCTATCGCGTGGAAGTGGATATGCCGAATGCCACGCCAGCCATGCCGGAAGCCGAAGAGAAAGGGGTCAGTAATGAAGATATCCTGATCCTGGTGGTCGACGATCATCCAATTAACCGGATGTTGCTCTCCGACCAGCTCGGTTCGTTAGGCTATCGGGTGAAAACGGCACAGGATGGCGTAGACGCGCTAAATGTGCTCAGCCGCAGCGAAATCGATATTGTGCTGACCGATGTGAATATGCCTAATATGGATGGATATCGTCTGACGCAGCGCCTGCGTCAATTGGGGCTAACCTTCCCGGTGGTAGGCGTCACGGCAAACGCGCTGGCAGAAGAGAAACAGCGCTGTATGGAAGCGGGAATGGACAACTGTTTGTCGAAGCCGGTTACGTTGAATACGCTGCAACAGACGCTGGCGTTTTATGCCGAGCGGGTCAGAAAAGGCCGGGAAGTATAA
- the ubiG gene encoding bifunctional 2-polyprenyl-6-hydroxyphenol methylase/3-demethylubiquinol 3-O-methyltransferase UbiG has product MKSEQNGTTANVDHNEIAKFEAVASRWWDLEGEFKPLHRINPLRLGYIAQHSDGLFGKKVLDVGCGGGILAESMAREGANVTGLDMGAEPLQIARLHALESGVKVDYVQQTVEEHAEQFAGQYDVVTCMEMLEHVPDPRSVVHACARLVKPGGEVFFSTLNRNSKSWLMAVIGAEYVLRMVPRGTHDIKKFIRPAELLNWVDETPLRERHMIGLHYNPLTNKFKLAPGVDVNYMVHTHSVAG; this is encoded by the coding sequence ATGAAGTCAGAGCAAAACGGCACCACCGCGAACGTGGATCATAATGAAATTGCTAAATTTGAAGCGGTCGCGTCCCGCTGGTGGGATCTGGAAGGCGAGTTCAAGCCGCTGCATCGGATCAATCCTCTGCGCCTCGGTTATATTGCTCAACACAGTGACGGCCTGTTTGGCAAAAAGGTGCTGGACGTTGGCTGCGGCGGCGGCATTTTGGCAGAAAGCATGGCGCGTGAAGGCGCTAACGTCACCGGCCTGGATATGGGCGCTGAACCCTTGCAGATCGCTCGCCTGCACGCGCTGGAAAGCGGCGTAAAAGTGGATTATGTCCAGCAGACGGTAGAAGAGCATGCCGAACAGTTTGCGGGTCAATACGATGTCGTGACCTGTATGGAGATGCTGGAGCACGTACCGGATCCGCGTTCAGTGGTTCACGCATGCGCGCGCCTGGTCAAACCTGGCGGTGAGGTATTCTTTTCTACTCTGAACCGCAACAGCAAATCCTGGCTGATGGCCGTTATCGGCGCTGAGTATGTTTTACGTATGGTGCCGCGCGGTACGCATGATATTAAGAAGTTTATTCGCCCGGCCGAGTTGCTCAACTGGGTTGATGAGACGCCGCTGCGTGAACGCCATATGATCGGTCTGCATTATAATCCGCTGACCAACAAGTTTAAGCTGGCCCCCGGCGTGGATGTTAACTACATGGTGCATACGCATTCTGTTGCCGGGTAA
- the rcsB gene encoding response regulator transcription factor RcsB gives MNNLNVIIADDHPIVLFGIRKSLEQIEWVNVVGEFEDSTALINSLSKLDANVLITDLSMPGEKYGDGITLIKYIKRHYPDLSIIVLTMNNNPAILSAVLDLDIEGIVLKQGAPTDLPKALAALQKGKKYTPDSVAKLLEKISAGGYGDKRLSPKESEVLRLFAEGFLVTEIAKKLNRSIKTISSQKKSAMMKLGVDNDIALLNYLSSVSTMPVDKD, from the coding sequence ATGAACAACCTGAATGTAATTATTGCCGATGATCATCCCATTGTTCTGTTCGGCATTCGTAAATCACTCGAACAAATTGAATGGGTCAACGTTGTCGGTGAGTTCGAAGATTCCACAGCACTCATCAACAGTTTGTCCAAGCTGGACGCGAATGTCCTGATCACCGATCTTTCCATGCCTGGCGAAAAATATGGCGACGGTATTACGCTGATCAAATATATCAAGCGTCACTATCCGGACCTTTCTATTATTGTTCTGACGATGAACAATAACCCGGCAATCCTCAGCGCCGTTCTGGATCTGGATATTGAAGGGATTGTGCTGAAACAGGGCGCGCCTACTGATTTACCAAAAGCACTGGCTGCTTTGCAGAAAGGCAAAAAGTATACGCCTGACAGCGTGGCGAAACTGCTGGAGAAAATCAGCGCAGGTGGCTACGGCGATAAGCGTCTGTCACCGAAAGAGAGTGAAGTTCTGCGGCTGTTTGCGGAAGGCTTCCTGGTGACTGAAATTGCCAAGAAACTGAACCGCAGCATTAAAACTATCAGCAGTCAGAAAAAATCAGCAATGATGAAACTGGGCGTGGATAACGATATTGCGCTGCTGAACTACCTTTCTTCCGTCAGCACGATGCCGGTAGATAAGGACTAA
- the gyrA gene encoding DNA topoisomerase (ATP-hydrolyzing) subunit A, translated as MSDLAREITPVNIEEELKNSYLDYAMSVIVGRALPDVRDGLKPVHRRVLFAMNVLGNDWNKPYKKSARVVGDVIGKYHPHGDTAVYDTIVRMAQPFSLRYMLVDGQGNFGSVDGDSAAAMRYTEVRMSKIAHELLSDLEKETVDFVPNYDGTEQIPEVMPTKIPNLLVNGASGIAVGMATNIPPHNLTEVINGCLAYIEDENISIEGLMEHIPGPDFPTAAIINGRRGIEEAYRTGRGKIYIRARGEVETDAKTGRETIIIHEIPYQVNKARLIEKMAELVKEKRLEGISALRDESDKDGMRIVVEVKRDAVGEVVLNNLYSLTQLQTSFGINMVALHQGQPKIMPLKDILEAFVRHRREVVTRRTIFELRKARDRAHILEALAIALANIDPIIELIRRAATPSEAKAGLVASPWELGNVSAMLERAGDNAARPEWLEEEFGIRDGKYYLTEQQAQAILDLRLQKLTGLEHEKLLDEYKELLEQIAELIHILESAERLMEVIREELELIRDQFGDKRRTEITANSADINIEDLINQEDVVVTLSHQGYVKYQPLTDYEAQRRGGKGKSAARIKEEDFIDRLLVANTHDTILCFSSRGRLYWMKVYQLPEASRGARGRPIVNLLPLEANERITAILPVREYAEGWNIFMATASGTVKKTALTEFSRPRSAGIIAVNLREDDELIGVSLTNGSDEAMLFSAAGKVVRFAESAVRAMGRTASGVRGIKLAEGDRVVSLIVPRDDGAILTVTQNGYGKRTANSEYPTKSRATQGVISIKVTERNGPVIGAVQVVDSDQIMMITDAGTLVRTRVSEVSVVGRNTQGVILIRTAEDENVVGLQRVAEPVAEEELDAIDGSVAEGDEDISPEVENEDDAPEGDEDE; from the coding sequence ATGAGTGACCTGGCCAGAGAAATCACACCGGTCAATATCGAAGAAGAGTTAAAGAACTCTTACCTCGATTATGCCATGTCGGTCATCGTTGGCCGCGCATTGCCAGATGTTCGCGATGGCCTGAAGCCAGTACACCGTCGTGTACTCTTTGCCATGAACGTGCTGGGCAATGACTGGAACAAACCTTATAAAAAGTCTGCCCGTGTCGTCGGCGACGTAATTGGTAAATATCACCCTCATGGCGACACCGCCGTGTATGACACCATTGTGCGTATGGCGCAGCCTTTCTCGCTGCGCTACATGCTGGTAGACGGGCAGGGTAACTTTGGTTCCGTTGACGGCGACTCCGCTGCCGCAATGCGTTACACCGAAGTTCGCATGTCCAAAATCGCCCACGAACTGCTCTCCGATCTGGAAAAAGAGACCGTAGACTTTGTGCCGAACTATGACGGCACCGAGCAGATCCCGGAAGTCATGCCGACCAAAATCCCCAACCTGCTGGTGAACGGTGCGTCAGGGATTGCAGTAGGTATGGCGACCAACATTCCGCCACACAACCTGACGGAAGTGATCAACGGCTGCCTGGCCTACATCGAAGATGAAAACATCAGCATTGAAGGGCTGATGGAGCACATCCCAGGGCCGGATTTCCCAACTGCCGCCATCATCAATGGCCGTCGTGGGATTGAAGAAGCTTACCGTACCGGGCGCGGAAAAATTTATATCCGTGCGCGTGGCGAAGTGGAAACCGACGCCAAAACCGGCCGCGAAACAATCATCATTCATGAAATTCCTTATCAGGTGAACAAAGCTCGCCTGATTGAGAAAATGGCTGAACTGGTGAAAGAGAAGCGTCTGGAAGGCATCAGCGCACTGCGCGATGAGTCTGATAAAGACGGCATGCGTATTGTGGTTGAAGTGAAGCGCGATGCGGTTGGCGAAGTGGTGTTGAACAACCTCTACTCGCTCACCCAGCTGCAAACTTCCTTCGGCATCAACATGGTTGCGCTGCATCAGGGCCAGCCGAAGATTATGCCGCTGAAGGATATTCTGGAAGCCTTCGTGCGTCACCGCCGTGAAGTGGTAACGCGCCGCACTATCTTTGAACTGCGCAAGGCGCGCGATCGTGCTCACATCCTTGAAGCGCTGGCCATTGCGCTGGCAAACATCGATCCGATTATCGAGCTGATCCGTCGTGCGGCCACGCCATCGGAAGCCAAAGCGGGTCTGGTTGCCAGCCCGTGGGAGCTGGGTAACGTTTCTGCCATGCTGGAGCGTGCCGGTGATAACGCCGCGCGTCCTGAATGGCTGGAAGAAGAGTTCGGCATCCGTGATGGCAAGTACTATCTGACCGAGCAGCAGGCTCAGGCGATTCTGGATCTGCGCTTGCAGAAACTGACCGGCCTTGAGCATGAAAAACTGCTGGACGAGTACAAAGAGCTGCTGGAGCAGATTGCTGAACTGATCCACATTCTGGAAAGCGCTGAGCGCCTGATGGAAGTGATTCGTGAAGAGCTGGAGCTGATCCGCGATCAGTTCGGCGACAAGCGTCGCACCGAAATCACGGCCAACAGCGCCGATATCAATATCGAAGACCTGATTAATCAGGAAGATGTTGTCGTTACGCTTTCTCATCAGGGCTACGTGAAGTATCAGCCGCTGACGGATTACGAAGCGCAGCGTCGCGGTGGTAAAGGCAAATCGGCCGCGCGTATCAAAGAAGAAGACTTTATCGATCGCCTGCTGGTGGCCAACACCCACGATACGATCCTCTGCTTCTCAAGCCGTGGTCGCCTGTACTGGATGAAGGTTTATCAGCTGCCGGAAGCGAGCCGTGGCGCGCGTGGACGTCCTATCGTCAACCTGCTGCCGCTGGAAGCCAACGAGCGCATTACCGCAATCCTGCCGGTACGTGAGTACGCGGAAGGCTGGAACATCTTTATGGCCACCGCCAGCGGTACCGTGAAGAAGACCGCCCTGACCGAGTTTAGCCGTCCGCGCAGTGCCGGTATTATCGCCGTCAACCTGCGTGAAGATGACGAGCTGATCGGCGTCTCACTGACCAACGGCAGCGACGAAGCAATGCTGTTCTCAGCCGCCGGTAAAGTGGTGCGCTTTGCAGAAAGCGCTGTGCGCGCGATGGGTCGTACCGCATCGGGCGTACGCGGCATCAAGCTGGCTGAGGGCGATCGCGTGGTATCACTGATTGTGCCACGTGATGACGGCGCTATTCTGACGGTCACGCAGAACGGCTACGGCAAGCGTACTGCTAACAGCGAATACCCAACCAAATCGCGTGCAACGCAGGGCGTTATCTCGATCAAAGTGACCGAGCGTAACGGACCGGTGATTGGTGCGGTGCAGGTTGTCGACAGCGATCAGATCATGATGATCACCGATGCCGGTACGCTGGTGCGTACCCGTGTATCTGAAGTGAGCGTGGTTGGTCGTAACACTCAGGGCGTTATTCTGATCCGTACTGCGGAAGATGAGAACGTCGTGGGTCTGCAACGTGTTGCGGAGCCGGTTGCTGAAGAAGAGCTGGATGCTATTGACGGTAGCGTTGCGGAAGGGGATGAAGATATCTCTCCAGAAGTGGAAAATGAAGATGATGCACCTGAAGGCGATGAAGACGAATAA